A genomic segment from Juglans regia cultivar Chandler chromosome 14, Walnut 2.0, whole genome shotgun sequence encodes:
- the LOC108992992 gene encoding metallothionein-like protein type 2, translating to MSSGGGSCSCGSSCKCGSGCNCSSMYPDLGFSEKTSTKTIIAGVAPAMKIYNEGSEMSFVAENGCKCGSNCACDPCNCK from the exons ATGTCTTCCGGCGGAGGAAGCTGCAGTTGTGGCTCCAGTTGCAAGTGCGGCAGTGGCTGCAATTG CTCCAGCATGTATCCTGACCTGGGTTTCTCAGAGAAGACCAGCACTAAGACTATCATCGCTGGGGTTGCACCAGCCATGAAGAT CTACAACGAGGGGTCTGAGATGAGCTTTGTAGCAGAGAATGGCTGCAAGTGTGGATCAAACTGCGCCTGCGACCCATGCAACTGCAAATGA